The Methanosphaera sp. WGK6 nucleotide sequence TTTAAACCAGTTACATAGTTTCCTCTTACTCTTGATACAAGTATTAAACCTACTTGAACTAGAGCTGCGATTTCAAAGAATACGTATAAGTTGAATATATCATCTGTTAATACAAATGCCATTAATGCTGCTGAAAGCATGAATAATAAGTATAAATATACTCCAGATGTTTTTTTAGTTTCTGCGATTGATATAAATACAGCACACATTGCAACTATACCTAATATGAATAAGATCATTTGTTGACCTGGTCCAAATGTGTATGTGATTGCTGGGTGGAAAAGTTCTAAAACTGATCCGGATATTATGGATTGTGCTGCTTGAGGTAGTGTTACGTTTAAACCACCATTAATTAGAGGTTGATATCCACCGAAGAAATGATTTCCATATGTTGCTACTATAGGTACTAAAGGTAAACAAATTGCACCAATAGCTGCTAGTACTTTAGTTGTTTTTTGAGCACCATGTATTAAGTTTACTAATATAGCACATATTATTGGTATGATAACCATTAGAGGTATAAATACTGTTCCATCCATTATAAGCTACCCCCTACAATTGTATAGATAGTACTATTCATTGTTATCATCTCCAAATCTTTCATCACTTAAAAGAGTGGATGCATCAAGTGTACCATGTCTTTTGTATAATACTACTGTAAGAGCTAACATTACTGCTAATGTACTTGCACCAATTACAATACTAGTTAATACTAATGCAAATGGTAATGGATATGATGCTTGACCTAAGAAACTATTTATTTCCATATTTTGTAATAAAATATAAGTTATTCCATTAGCTTTGTAACCTAATGAAATTAATAAAAGGTTTACACCATCACCTATAAATGCTGCTCCAATAATTTTCTTAACAACATTGTCTAAGTAAACTAATGCTACTGTTCCAATTATCATTAAAAGTGCTGCAGTAACTAAAGATCCAAATTGAACTGCGTTAAATACCATTAGGAATCACCTTCCTCTCCAGATACAGGTTCTTCTCTTGTTTTGAGTATTGTAAGAGCTACTAATGTTGGTACAATTGCTGCTCCTACTACAGCTTGTGTTAAAGCTACATCCGGTGCTAATAACACTTGATATATTGCTGCAATTACGAAACCTGTTATACTGGTTAATACAGCCATTCTAAGTAAATCTTTCTGCATTAAACAAACGATAGCTCCTAATATTGCAAAGATATATAAAACCCAAGGTATTGCACTTTGTATTAATAAATTTATATCTGCCATATTATTGCTCCCCCTGTTCTCCACGGAAATGTCCACTTGCTATTGCATGAGTAGCAAATGGTGCTAAGATAAAGTATACTATTCCTAATGCTGCTTGTCCAATAAGAATTAAAACTAATACACCAATCATATCTACAATTCCTAATATTTCTAATCTACCAAATACTGCGTATTTTAAATCATCATCAGTATTACATAATAATCCTTTAGATGCTACTAATACTAGAATACCACAGATTATAAATATTACACCTAGGATAATGCCTACTGGATCACCCATTGTTATAGAAAATTCAAATCCTGTGCTTACCATTATAAATCGCCTCCACCTAATACGTGGGATGCAGCTATTGTTCCTACAGGACTTAATATGAGTATTGCAAATGCTATGTCTCTACAGAATTCTATTCCTGTTACACAATATATCATGGCTAATACAATTGCAAGTGCAATTGTGAAACCTGCTACTCCAGCTAATGCTGAACCAGTTGTTTTTCTAGCTGCAATTCTTACATTTGCTAGCATGTATATTATTAGACATAACATGAGGAACAATTCAGATATTGTTAAAAAATCCATCTCATCACCCTATGTTTATTCTAACATTTTTTTAATGTATGGCTCAAGAGGGATGATATCCTCAGTTGCACGAGGTGTTATAGCTGATACTGTTAAAACACGTTCATCTTGGTCCATATCTACTGTAATAGTACCAGGTGTTAATGTGATAGTATTACTGAGAATTGCAAGAGATACTGGTCTTTTTAGATCAGGTCTAATCTCAACAACAACAGGATCAACATCGCCCTTGAGACAGCAAGCACTTGTATCAAGTACTGCTTTAATTATTTCGACTACTAATACTACGAAAAATTCGATTCCGTAGATTATTCTAGTTAAAAACATAAATTAAACTCCGTTTTTATTATAAAATTTAAATCAATTAGCTATAAAAACTTCATACTTAAAAAAGAAAAACTTCAAAATTCAAGTATATAGTATAATACTATATTATTAAAACAACATATTTAATAGTTATGAATTATTTTTTAGGTATACATAAAAAGAGGGTTTAAATTTGAAATAAAAGAACCATACGTAAATAATACGAATATTGAAGACAATACCCATATTAAAACTAAAAATATTGCTAAACCTTTATGAAATTTAAAATCAGTAAATGGTTTAAGTACTTTTAATCCAGCAGGAGTCCATAAATCAAGAACTATGTGACTTAAAGCCCCTACAAACATTGTTAATAAAACTTTACTCCATTGAATAGAAGTATAATCCACTGGAAAAACAACAAGATAAATTGCTAAAATTAAAAGATAAATATACAAATATCTTTTACTAATTACAAAATAACCTATAATTGCAAGAATTACTAATAATATTAAACTACTGGAAATATCAAATCCTAATGATAAAAAAATTCTACTTAAAATAGGAATAAAACCCATTACAAGTAACATGAATAGAAATGACAATATACTAATACCTAGCAATGAATGTGTAAATCCCCTATGTTTAGACATGTAAAATATCACAGCAAGTGATACAATTATTAAAGCAGATATTGACAATCCATCATAAAAGAAAAGTAATATAGATAATATTACACCTATAACAAACATAGAATATACTTTATCATTATTAGTATGATGATCCATATCAGGAATAGATGCACCAATTAATGCAAAGAAAAGATAGAAAACACTTGGAATAAATGGTAATGCAAATATTAATCCTGCAATTGCATGAGGTTTATATGAAGACATATTATTTCCTCCTATTTATAGCATGAAAATATTTTAAAAAAGAAATAACTTGTTCATAAGATTCTTCTACAGAACCCTGTGCAATCTCACATACTGGTGAAACACATTCACATGTAACAGAAGCAATCCCTCTAATATTAGATTCATCTTCTACAGAACCTTTTATAACAGACCCCGCAGTATTAATTGAAATAATTCTAGAGTTAGTATTCATACAAATATATCGTGCAATTAAAGTACTTTCAATCATAGGCTGCATTGAACAAAATACACTAGTAAAACCAGGTTTTTTACTAGGATCCGTAGAATGACAATCACATAATGCATTAATACTATTTTTATTAGCAAAATCAACTAGTTTTCTAGTAATTCCACTTTTTCCAGCATATCTATTCATATCCCTAAAATTGAAATATCTAGAATTTTCCATAGTAGCTTGTGGAATAAGAAATGGAACTATGTATAACTTACAATTTAAATTCCATTTATTCTCAATAAGCTCCCCCATAAATTTAGTTAAAGCTAGTTGAGGAGCTAATTCATCACCATGAACTCCTGCTACCAACATTAAATTAAACATACCAGCACCAGTTACATAAACAATAGATCCATTTGATGTTTCAGAAATATATTTCATTAAACTATTATTTTCATGTATACCCTCATCTATAAAATAAGCTTTTAAAACAGAATTATTAAATATGTTTGCTTTAGTTTCAGGACCAATATTATATAACTTAAATACATTAGACATGATATCATTTCTCTTATATAATACTACTATATGTGAAAAGGTATATAATTTTTACAAACCATACAAAAACAAGGATAAACGAAAACTGTCCTAGAACATACAAATTATTATTAGAAATGAAAGAAATATATTAATATATACTGAATTAAAATTCGGAAAAAAAAACATTTACCAAAAATTAATAATTATACAGTGATGTTCTTAAACAGAATTTCCAATGATAATAAAAAAAAATAAAAGGTGAAAAAATGGAAAAAGTTGTATTAGCATTCAGTGGTGGACTAGATACATCAGTATGTGTAAAATTATTACAAGAAAAATACGACATGGAAGTAATAACAGCATGTGTAGATGTAGGTCAACCAGAAGATGAAATAAAAAGACCACAAGAAGCAGCAGATAAAATTGGATCATCCAAACATTATACAATAGATGCAAAAGATGAATTTGCAAAAGACTATGCATTTAGATGTATAAAAACAAACTCATTATACGAAGGATACCCATTAAGTACAGCATATGCAAGACCATTAATTGCAAAAAAAATTGTTGAAATAGCTAAAAAAGAAGGAGCTACAACCATTGCACATGGATGTACTGGAAAAGGAAATGACCAATTTAGATTTGAAGCAACAATTAGATCAGAATCTGATTTAAACATAGTTGCACCAGTAAGAGACTACAACCTTACAAGAACAGAAGAACAAAACTATGCAAGAGAACATGGAATACCACTCCCTTCAGAAAAAATATACAGTATAGATGAAAACCTCTGGGGAAGATCTATTGAAGGAGGATTACTAGAAAATCCGGCAACAGCTGGTCCTGAAGAAATATATGCATGGACAAAATCCACAATTGATGCACCAGACACACCACAAATTGTAAAAATAGAATTTGTAAATGGAGAACCAGTTAAAATAGATGATGAAGAACTAGAACCAGTAGCACTTATCAGAAAAGCAAATGAAATTGCTGGAAACCATGGAATTGGTAGAATAGATATGATTGAAGATAGAATTATTGGTCTTAAATCAAGAGAAAACTATGAAACACCAGGTGCAGTTCTTCTTATAACCGCACATGCAGCTCTTGAAAAACTAATATTCAGTAGAGAAGAGATTAAATTTGCTGCTAGTTTAAGTGAAAAATATGCTGAACTAGTTTATGATGGACTTTGGAATGAACCATTAAGAGAAGACCTAGATGCAGTAAATGATTTCATGCAAAAAAGAGTAACTGGTACTGTAGAAGTAAGATTACATAAAGGTTCAATGAAAGTAATCACAAAAGAATCACCATTTGCACTATACAATGAAGAAAATGTATCCTTTGATGATAAAGGTATTGATCAAAGAGAAATGATTGGTATGGTAAAATACCATGACA carries:
- a CDS encoding cation:proton antiporter subunit C, which encodes MVFNAVQFGSLVTAALLMIIGTVALVYLDNVVKKIIGAAFIGDGVNLLLISLGYKANGITYILLQNMEINSFLGQASYPLPFALVLTSIVIGASTLAVMLALTVVLYKRHGTLDASTLLSDERFGDDNNE
- a CDS encoding DUF4040 domain-containing protein, which translates into the protein MADINLLIQSAIPWVLYIFAILGAIVCLMQKDLLRMAVLTSITGFVIAAIYQVLLAPDVALTQAVVGAAIVPTLVALTILKTREEPVSGEEGDS
- a CDS encoding hypothetical protein (subunit G of antiporter complex involved in resistance to high concentrations of Na+, K+, Li+ and/or alkali) is translated as MVSTGFEFSITMGDPVGIILGVIFIICGILVLVASKGLLCNTDDDLKYAVFGRLEILGIVDMIGVLVLILIGQAALGIVYFILAPFATHAIASGHFRGEQGEQ
- a CDS encoding monovalent cation/H+ antiporter subunit E; translation: MFLTRIIYGIEFFVVLVVEIIKAVLDTSACCLKGDVDPVVVEIRPDLKRPVSLAILSNTITLTPGTITVDMDQDERVLTVSAITPRATEDIIPLEPYIKKMLE
- a CDS encoding metal-dependent hydrolase, yielding MSSYKPHAIAGLIFALPFIPSVFYLFFALIGASIPDMDHHTNNDKVYSMFVIGVILSILLFFYDGLSISALIIVSLAVIFYMSKHRGFTHSLLGISILSFLFMLLVMGFIPILSRIFLSLGFDISSSLILLVILAIIGYFVISKRYLYIYLLILAIYLVVFPVDYTSIQWSKVLLTMFVGALSHIVLDLWTPAGLKVLKPFTDFKFHKGLAIFLVLIWVLSSIFVLFTYGSFISNLNPLFMYT
- a CDS encoding succinylglutamate desuccinylase/aspartoacylase family protein, yielding MSNVFKLYNIGPETKANIFNNSVLKAYFIDEGIHENNSLMKYISETSNGSIVYVTGAGMFNLMLVAGVHGDELAPQLALTKFMGELIENKWNLNCKLYIVPFLIPQATMENSRYFNFRDMNRYAGKSGITRKLVDFANKNSINALCDCHSTDPSKKPGFTSVFCSMQPMIESTLIARYICMNTNSRIISINTAGSVIKGSVEDESNIRGIASVTCECVSPVCEIAQGSVEESYEQVISFLKYFHAINRRK
- a CDS encoding argininosuccinate synthase, producing MEKVVLAFSGGLDTSVCVKLLQEKYDMEVITACVDVGQPEDEIKRPQEAADKIGSSKHYTIDAKDEFAKDYAFRCIKTNSLYEGYPLSTAYARPLIAKKIVEIAKKEGATTIAHGCTGKGNDQFRFEATIRSESDLNIVAPVRDYNLTRTEEQNYAREHGIPLPSEKIYSIDENLWGRSIEGGLLENPATAGPEEIYAWTKSTIDAPDTPQIVKIEFVNGEPVKIDDEELEPVALIRKANEIAGNHGIGRIDMIEDRIIGLKSRENYETPGAVLLITAHAALEKLIFSREEIKFAASLSEKYAELVYDGLWNEPLREDLDAVNDFMQKRVTGTVEVRLHKGSMKVITKESPFALYNEENVSFDDKGIDQREMIGMVKYHDIQGAEYIRVKKENK